From the genome of Vulpes lagopus strain Blue_001 chromosome 2, ASM1834538v1, whole genome shotgun sequence, one region includes:
- the DSE gene encoding dermatan-sulfate epimerase isoform X3 — MGISVPSQSSAHQLHGLAHRKPCFDESRYDASLKSVPPPDFGTPTLHYFEDWGVVTYGSALPAEINRSFLSFKSGKLGGRAIYDIVHRNKYKDWIKGWRNFNAGHEHPDQNSFTFAPNGVPFITEALYGPKYTFFNNVLMFSPAVSKSCFSPWEGQVTEDCSSKWSKYKHDLAASCQGRVVAAMEKNGVVFIRGEGVGAYNPQLNLKNVQRNLFLLHPQLLLLVDQIHLGDKSPLETAASFFHNVDVPFEETAVDGVHGAFIRQRDGLYKMYWMDDTGYSEKATLASVTYPRGYPYNGTNYVNVTVRLRSPITRTAYLFIGPSVDVQSFSVHGDTQQLDVFIATSQHAYATYLWSGETAGQSAFAQVIADRQKILFDRSSAIKSTTIPEVKDYATVVEQNLQRFKPVFQLLEKQILSRVRNTASFRKTAERLLRFSDKRQTEEAIDRIFAISQQQQQQQSKSKKNRRVGKRYKFVDAVPDIFAQIEVNEKKIRQKAQILAQKELPIDEDEEMKDLLDFADVTYEKHKNGGALKGRFGQARMMTTTRSRAPSLSSSYTRLFLILNIAIFFVMLAMQLTYFQRAQSLHGQRCLYAVLLIDSCILLYLYSSCSQSQC, encoded by the coding sequence GTACGATGCCAGCTTGAAATCTGTTCCGCCTCCGGATTTTGGGACCCCTACATTGCATTATTTTGAAGACTGGGGTGTTGTGACTTACGGAAGTGCCCTGCCCGCAGAAATCAAcagatcttttctttccttcaagtcGGGAAAACTTGGGGGCCGTGCAATATATGACATTGTCcacagaaacaaatacaaagatTGGATCAAAGGATGGAGAAATTTTAATGCAGGGCATGAACATCCTGATCAAAACTCATTTACTTTTGCTCCCAATGGTGTGCCTTTCATTACTGAGGCTCTCTATGGGCCAAAGTACACCTTCTTCAACAACGTTTTGATGTTTTCCCCAGCTGTGTCAAAGAGCTGCTTTTCTCCTTGGGAGGGTCAGGTCACGGAAGACTGCTCTTCAAAATGGTCTAAATACAAGCATGACCTGGCAGCCAGCTGTCAGGGGAGGGTGGTTGCAGCAATGGAGAAAAACGGAGTGGTTTTCATCCGAGGAGAAGGCGTGGGAGCTTATAACCCACAGCTGAATCTGAAGAATGTTCAGAGGAATCTGTTCCTCCTGCATCCACAGCTGCTTCTCCTTGTGGACCAAATACACCTGGGAGACAAGAGCCCTCTGGAGACGGCGGCAAGCTTCTTCCACAATGTGGATGTCCCTTTCGAGGAGACAGCGGTAGATGGGGTCCACGGGGCTTTCATCAGGCAGCGGGACGGTCTCTACAAAATGTACTGGATGGACGATACTGGCTACAGTGAGAAAGCAACCTTGGCTTCAGTGACGTACCCTCGGGGCTATCCCTACAATGGGACAAACTATGTGAATGTCACCGTGCGCCTCCGGAGTCCCATCACCAGGACAGCTTACCTCTTCATAGGGCCATCGGTAGACGTTCAGAGCTTCAGCGTCCACGGAGACACCCAGCAGCTGGACGTGTTCATAGCCACCAGCCAGCATGCCTACGCCACTTACCTTTGGAGCGGAGAGACCGCGGGACAATCCGCCTTTGCACAGGTCATTGCAGATCGTCAGAAAATTCTGTTCGACCGGAGCTCAGCCATCAAGAGCACCACCATCCCGGAGGTGAAGGACTATGCCACTGTGGTGGAACAGAACCTGCAGCGTTTTAAGCCCGTGTTCCAGCTGCTGGAGAAGCAGATCCTGTCCCGGGTCCGCAACACAGCTAGCTTTAGGAAGACTGCCGAGCGCCTGCTGAGGTTTTCAGACAAGAGGCAGACGGAGGAGGCCATTGATAGGATTTTTGCCATatcgcagcagcagcagcagcagcaaagcaAGTCAAAGAAAAACCGAAGGGTAGGCAAACGTTATAAATTTGTGGACGCCGTCCCTGATATTTTTGCACAGATTGAAGTCAATGAAAAAAAGATTCGACAGAAAGCTCAGATCTTGGCACAGAAAGAACTGCCCatagatgaagatgaagaaatgaaagaccttttagactttgcagatgtgacaTATGAGAAACACAAAAACGGTGGTGCCCTGAAAGGCCGGTTTGGACAGGCCCGGATGATGACAACAACGCGCAGCAGAGCCCCGTCGCTGTCATCTTCCTACACCAGACTGTTCCTGATCCTGAACATTGCTATTTTCTTTGTCATGTTGGCAATGCAACTGACTTATTTCCAGAGGGCCCAGAGCCTGCATGGCCAAAGATGTCTTTATGCAGTCCTTCTAATAGATAgctgtattttattgtatttgtattcTTCTTGTTCCCAATCACAGTGTTAG
- the LOC121485190 gene encoding 60S ribosomal protein L31-like: MAPTKKGGEEKKKGHSAINEVVTREYTINIHKCIHRMDFKKRAPQALKEIWKFAVKEMGTPDVCIDTRLNHTLWAKGIRNVPYRIHVQLSRKHNVDEYSPNKPYMLVTHVPVTTFKNLQAVNVDEN; encoded by the coding sequence ATGGCTCCCACAAAGAAAGGTggtgaggagaagaagaagggacATTCTGCCATCAATGAGGTAGTGACTAGAGAATACACCATCAACATTCACAAGTGCATCCATCGCATGGATTTCAAGAAGCGTGCCCCTCAGGCACTCAAAGAGATCTGGAAATTTGCTGtgaaggagatgggaactccagatgtgTGCATTGACACCAGGCTCAACCACACtctctgggccaaaggaataaggaatgttccataccGTATCCATGTGCAGTTGTCCAGAAAACATAATGTTGATGAATATTCACCAAACAAGCCCTATATGTTGGTTACCCATGTACCTGTCACCACCTTCAAAAATCTACAGGCAgttaatgtggatgagaactaa